The genomic DNA TTATTGTCGGATTCGTCAGGATGGTAATGTTGCACCTGTTCTtattcaggagcctctgaccttagTTAGTTTTGcatgttgttgttttatatttaagttcagttatatgttttggagttcaGTATGAAATCCATTTTCACTAAACTACATGCAGTACACCTTTTATTAAATGGTCATTTGAGgtccgtactttaacctataatgttttactttttaaatttttacttggatggagagttgtctcattggcactcacaccacatcttcctatatctatttgagGCCCAATTCGCGGGTGCGGCATTTTATCGCttcgttgaagacccattggtgggtGGTCTTTGGCGGTTGTTTGCTCTTTGGCACATTTCCtatttacattctcaattttattgaaaggAATTAAATGGGAAAAACAGAATTAATATGAGTGTTGTTGAATAAGGAATATTATAGGTCTCTTCGTCGATTCAAATGTTACTTTATAAACCGATTTTTTTGTCAAACGAAAACGTGATTTAAGCAGATGCATGCTCACGTGGTTATATTGCGTTTTATCTCGCCAGGAGCTTATACAAGTtctttttcacaatttaaatTACAAACATATTGAGATGCAATCAACATCaacacaacaaataacaaaaatcattgAACAGAATTCTACAGACATACATTTGTACGACAACAACTAACGCGCGATGTGTTACAAATGTTTTGAATAGGAAAATGTTTCTTCAGCCTCGACGTAGAAAAACGTCattcatatcttttttatataaaatgcttATGAATACGATACACTAATGCAATTGCATGATACAAAAGTTGAAGGTTTGGTTACCCGTAAATTCATTCTGAATATTCGAGCCACTCTAGATTTATTCCGATTAATCATACCTTACTTTCGAGTCGTACATGTAATTGTGTTTTCCTGTATTGTCGCGATAACTGTAAGTAACTAGCCTAATCGATATGTAagttatgttggtttttttttgttttttttttttaacttgttgtatttttgatgatttttgcaCTATgagttttttaatttctttttaaaaggtgtaatattatttttaatattattttttaatggaTAATTTTGTGTGCCTTCTTTCAGTTTATATAATAATACGTTTGTATTGGTATCCTTAGTCGTATGTTTACTACTCAAGGTTGAGCAACTCAGTTTCTGACTGaatataagtaaaacaaaatgtcgGTTTATCTTTCAAGTTTGTGTTTACTTAacctttaaatattattttaatttaaagtacTGCATTGATATTGCCACGGTTACACTTTCGCATAGCCTCACTGTTCGCAAACTTTAAAGGAAGGCGTCAACATTGAAAGTCTCATTTGAGCAACGAATCCCGGCTAAACATGGTCTTGTTACAACTGCACAACCTTGAATCTGATTGCATAATTCactgtttcagaatctaatgcattctgggtaatattttcaaaactgcACCAAAACGTTTggatttgtttaaaaacttacTAAACAATCGAAACTTAACCAATGccgcttattttcattttgctgTACGAAAAATGAGATTACCAATAGTCCTTTATAATATGAAAGCCGAATTGATATTAACAGCAAGAagtcaatattttatatatttatatattttttttttattcaaacatatattgCTTGCTGTTAACACTTTACTTCACTAGTCCAACATTCTAATAAATGGTCTCTCTATTTTAACAAGAACTCTAGGATTTCTCTCTgtttaataataatacattcaaccgtaaaaacaaaaaattatatatatagtttctCTTAATCGTCAAAATTTGAACCCGCCCCCGTCTCACTCATTATCAATAGAagtattgtaaaattgttttgtttggtattatatatgtaaaataaataacactcctattgctcagatcggttgtcactgtgcaacacagttaataacactatataggaaaaacatagaactgcttttgtcataagacactgtcaaacatccaaacatactatccacactcatatgtgtccacacttgtatatgtatcaaaatattatttacagcTGGCAACGGTGATTGGGGTAAAAAAGTCCTGACGTATAAGATTTCAAAAGGCAGTACAAAAGTGACTGCAGTAATTATAAGGTAAGTAACgtaatgtattgaaaatattgtcaaagagggacgaaagataccagagagacggtcaaactcatagatagaaaacaaaccgacaacgccatggctaaatataaaaaaagcaaacaaacaaacaatagcacagaggacacaacaaagaaaaccaaAGACTTATATTGTTggtttgaataataaaaaaaaaaatccgcactcccaatttataaattaactggcATGAGCCAATCTTTCCCCCGGGGAAATTTTGGATCGTTGTGATTCTTCCCCTGCGGAAAGTTGACAATACGTATACATATAGTAACTTTTCCCCCATGCCAATCTTTCCCCCATCATAGATTTCACTATGTTTATATAGAGTCTGGAAATTAAACCGAACAGTGTTAGaattagatttatttataaatatacaaatttgttgttcatttacatttacacaAATCTTTCTACAGCCAATGAatcaactatccacaaaagacaaaaatgacacaaacattaacaactataggtcacagtacggcctgTCTATGAGTCAACAAGTCTGTCTCTCTATTCAGTAGTCTTTATATGTGACCTCTagtctttttacatttttaaatgactgtctatatgtccacATGCAAGGAAAAAACTACTGACTGGTCAGAAGTGGTTAAAGTACTagtaattgtatttatttggtcaATGATACCAAGGGTCCACTAAAGAGAATGGATGTGATCAAAATGTGCTTCCGAATCGTgtgaatacatatatatatatatgcgaatctaaattgaaaactacgttcaaacctatgattgcgttggataaaaaccgcaatttttatacgtgtgcatgtcaaacaaatttcgttgtagaagagtctaaaaacagcacaaacaacattttccaaaagaccaaaaaaagtgaaaaagtatatttaaacaaaacgcatttgactaacaggtcgaacaactgatgttctttaaccctgctgactgccattgacgattgccaaataaaattgatcacaagatgtaataaaatggatcctaatataaatttaatacgtcacagaaaaaaaattgttaacttgtggctacgatgttgtgccacaaacattcggtgtcaatatttctttagtacaccagatctagatttcgacaatatatgtctcttcagtaatgttagggatcgaaacggtatttggaaggccatataatttacataGATATACGAAAATGTGacatgagtgacaatgagacaactctccatccaaataacaatttataaaagtaaaccacaataggccttcaatacggagccctggctcacaccgaacaaaaagctataaagggccccaaaattactagtgtaaaaccattcaaacgggaaaaacaactgtctattaaagttatataaaaaacgagaaacgagaaacacgtattttaaaattacataaacaaacgacaactactgttcaTAAGATTCgtgacttagaacaggtgcatACATTTGCAGAGGGCcgttaaaagttttaatggtgccaaaccttctcccttttttctgaaacaatgttatacatcacaacatagaaaaacacatataaatacatatcaaatgtatattcaCACGATGAAGCTTTGGTAACTATAAACTGAGAAAAAAGTtactatcatttaaaaaatcttatcgTGACGTCGCCGACGTTATATTACAAGGCGGAAAATTTAGCTTATCATGCTACTCACGGGGGAAAAATTGGCATGATCCTAGTTTTCCCCTTACAACGCTGAAGGGGAAAAGTTGGATCATGCCAATTTTTACGGGGGGAAATATTGGATCGATCCAGTATTTCCCCCCGGAAATTTtggcatgggggaagaatggctataGGACACCGGCTATCATCGCTGataaatcttttataatatgattaaaatattatctaTAAGATAGATTTTTCGTTTTTgaatataagagaaaaacagGAGGCTCGATCATTATTTTAGATATTTCAGTTTAAGTTATTTTGCTTCGTCTTGGCTAGGAACCTCTATGTTAGATGTCCAGTAATGGATTTTTTGCGAGGTCTTCTTACAAGTCCTATTTCTTCTTATAGGGAAAATATAGCAAAGTCTGTAGCAGTATGGACAAGCGTAGCAGATATAACAATAACTGAGGTTACAGGAGCCGCTTCTGCTGACATAGATATACGGTTTGAATTTGGTGCCCATGGAGACGGATTTCCATTTGATGGCCCAggcatgtatttattttttaggggCTAGCAAGGGTCCATCTCTGAGTGAGAGCTGCATCGAAGACCCATGATCTGTTGACTTTGACTGTTATCTGCTCAGTGGTCGagttatttgttttctctttgaaatattatttcacttttaaaccGGATTTCCGAAACATGCATTTTGGACGTGACGCACGACGGCTGCCAAACATTGTTTGTATAAAAACTAGAAATATCTTTGAcgacttttttttcttccaaataAGATACATGACTTGTATTTTTCCCCGTCTCTTAATGAAAGTCATGTACAATTTTCACggttttaattgatattttgttgagTTATAGACATGAAATTtgttagagaaaaaaatgttacttagGGTGTTGTGGGTGTATAATGACTTTAAATGGATTGACGATTGATTTAGATTATGTAATTTCCTGGTTCTAAATGAAGCCAATTTAGATTTTCTcgactttaatttttatttttgaagaacTTTAAGTAGCGTTAAATGTAGTCCGaaattactctgacgtccgacggctgttttgccagacaagctgggccATGGGACGTCAGAGttcgtcccatatcaaaaagtggatgtTTGCCCACCAGaaatagatgcgctgcttcGTCGCTTCTGGAGCcgccttggaattatataaatcgggcttcaatatctacatttttcttttatctcttcatttatgtaagtttcacctacctgccagacctttatttttctatattttaacatttttcacagAGACCCATGATTTCTGCATTTTTGACTGTCACTTTCAAATGGACGTCAAGTAAGGAGAGAGTTATTGGCCTCGAgactcaaatatgcaaatatttatattttgttacctCCTTTATAGGAAATCGATGTTTTACATTTAGAAGCAACCACGTTTTTTCACCTCCTTTACAGGAGAACGGTAACAAGCATTTAGTTCCAACCACGATAACAACCAGAAGCTCTCGGACATTTAGGTAACTTGCATCGTAAATAAACGAGGTGTTACATTATGGTCATTTTCTGGTGGTCACTTgataatctttgaaaatgaaaggcaAAATGCAGAAATCATAGGTCTctgtgaaaactgttaaaatattgaaaaataaaggtttGGCAGGTACATGTAGGtaaaacttacataaatgatttagcttgtctggcaaaacagccgtcggacgtcagagttaTCTCGGACTACGTAAATGATACTTAGAATGTCGTCCGTGACATAAAAgactttggtcattgttgagGGCCGTACGATGAACTATAATAGTTGgtattttctgtgtcatttggtctcttgtggcgAGTTGTCTTATTGCCAATCATTctaaaatctcttttttttttatattgaatgaaaaatgcatttattataCAAGAAACCAACTGTTTGAAAATGGGTTTCCAAAAAGTTATTGGAGTAATAGTCCAAATAGTTAAGACGTCTTGGcaggatattttatttttttgctctgACGCCTTCCTGacgatgtaaggcgtcaaagaaaagaaaaatatataataggttaaaagtataaaaagggtactccatacatgtacattggtCTTCTTAAATTGGGCATatcaagttattaaaaaaacaaatcgaaAAAACGATAAAGGCGATATATtaaatatcagattattacatgggatttttcatatcgcatgtattatcagccctaggttcaatatcagcccaagtgCCGCATGTTATGATCTATTTATCATTTGCTTCAACAATGTAGAAGAATCACAGACTCATATATTGATCCCTTTACAGTGGTTTCAAAATAGAAGTTCGTGCAATAAAGTTACGGAAAgacatgtgataacaatcgaagcatgtgataatatcaaattatcatatacttagactaaataacatatgatttttactgtaagataatagcattaaacttttttgtaaattccatatttttcgaattagtgcttagcgggctgatatgaaaaaaatatcacatgcTTCAAGTGTTATCACATGCATTTCCTTAACCTTTTTCGCATGGCATTCCGGTTATACTCgacaaattccggaaaatacacctaAATGCTACGTTTTAACTGAAAAAACAGTACAAaatagtgtacaaaacaattatttagatACTGGAAAGAATATttagtaaaataattataaaaaaacaacaacaatcaaattatcaaattaatgcattttttcaaaagattcaaacataatttagaaagttactttgaaaaaaaagttgacttttTCAAACAGTGTTAATTATGTATattgatgaatatttttttgtcgttCCGTCCTCctaagtaacatttttttttcttttctattgaggcatatgatagaaaaGATTTCATATCGAATGTACTAAATTTGGGGTCCGACGTGCGTCaacttttcactctttgaacTTCTATTTGGGAACCATGCACGcaaaaggatcaatatatgaaactgttatttttctccattgttgaagcatatgataaaaagatcataacatgtaatTTTTCACATCGCATGTTTTATCATCCCTCGGttaatatcagccctcgagccgagcgatacatgcgatatgaaaaatgccatgtaataatctgttATTGTAACATGGTATTTTttatatcgcatgtattatcagccctaggaaGTTGTACGACATTTATCGTCACACATCACATGTGTGAATACGATATCAAATACGAAAAGACTCAAGAAACCATTTGTAAATATCTAACATTTATTCAGGAGGAATTGTCACACATGCTTGGTATCCACCTGATGGGAGACTCCATTTTGACGACGCTGAGGCTTGGGATGTTGGTGGAAATGGCGCAGATTTGTTCCCAATCTGCGCACATGCAATAGGGCATATTTTAGGATTGGGTCATTCCAATGTTCCAGGATCTATGATGTATCCATGGGATCCTGCTACGGGAAATCCAGCTGGCGTTCTTTCACCAGACGATCTTGCAGGAATACGAAGTTCATTCGGTACTGTTCATTTAACTGTTCATATATGTATATTCAAATGTACGTGTAATACCACTTTtcccatatttatatattatatataaattatatacatgtatatgtatataacgaTGAATATGCATAGATCTTTATTTATCGATCGACTGTTTCTTAGTACTGTGATATTTTTCTTTCGAAATTGACAATTTGCATATAAACAAAAGGTACAGAGATATCCGAATCCCGAGAAGGAGTTAATGAAAAGTTTGTAATGGTTTGTAATAAAGGAATATGCGGGAATCGGGTCAATATTTTACTTACTGCCTGTTACACACTTTGCATTGCTAGAGATCTTCGGGATTCGGATTCATCCGCGATTTTGAATAGGGAAAACCCGGTGTAGTACTGCAGCTAAAAACTTAGTAGTCGGGGATCCTGGCTGCAGCTAGATTGGGCCGGATGCCAAGCTAAAAACTTAGTCTATTCGAACAAAAATGTACATTGGACACGTGACCGGATTGAAGTTAATCGTGCATTCTTTTGTAGTACTAATGCATATTTAATTACTGGTTATGGATAAAAAATAAGCAATCTGTTTTTTGGTGGAAAGTTCTAATTTTTGTCAggcttataattataaatacagtcgattgcattgagtgtgtaagTTAAGGTTATATATTTGGTTACATTGCATGCTAGATGAAatgtgaagtcattattagatTGGGTAAATTTATCATGAAATGTCCTTCTTTAGAGTAGACTAGTCCGATAGATAACCAATCTATATATGCCCGAAGCACCAGCCTACATCGAATGAGGGAAGTATAATACCTTATAACTAATAGAGACTTGTCTTCACGATTCatctagcaagcaagctaaccaatgCAAAGAAATAACCTTTATTCACACACTTAATGCAATCGGCTGTACGTATAATTAAAAACGTGACAAAAAATAGTATACTCCACCATAAAACAAATCGTATATTTGTCGACGTTGTGATGTTAATACCGCTGTAAATGTTTGCACACGTCCTAAATCGGGAATCTGATGCACAGTAGTTgctgtttgtttatgtaatttatacgtgtttctcgtttttccgattaagattagactgttggttttcccgtttgaatggttttacacttgtaatgtttatttggcctttatagcttgttgttcgatgtgagccaaggctccgtgttgaaggccgtacattgacctataatggtttacattttttaaattgttatttagatggagagttgtctcattgtcactcataccacatcttcctatccCTATATTATCTTTATCTTCACCCTCAAGTTAATCGGCTGTTacacaaatattgttttgtttgtttatgcaATGAATGTGTGTCTCAATTTGCTAtttgtacaaaaacaaacagaattTCAAACTGCAACCAAGTTACTCTGAAATTActtgatgaaaaaatataccacttaagttttaagaaaatgcAGATTATAGAAATGAACCATGTACATTTACAAATTAACAGGCAGACAAACTCTAAAAATTAATACATGGAAATGAAATTGATCTCCGCCAAGAAATCATGATCAGATATGACACCAATCAATATCATTCGGTAATCTTCGGAAGAATCCGTTCGGAATCGcgccgagttgtgacgaatgCAATCAATTTCTtaagattaaacaaaaatatgaaaatgagcGGATGATATATCTACATACAAGAGATATGCTGGTACCAGGTATGATAACAAAAGACCATGCTGCATTGTACACGTCCAAGCAAGGACCGAAGTGTATAGACTCGGCAATGTCGACAACCTTGCTTCGGAAATTGTCTTTACTTTAATGTGTTGATGAACCCAAATTAGATACCatgattatattttgtatttgaaacgATTATATGACAATCCAAAGAATACAggtatttaatgatttttcggatgtgaaacatataatttttgtgttttcataattataatcaatacacttattttttgtttgttctaaTGAATTGtgtgtttctatttttaattattttttttatttatacaaaataggAACAACTCCCGGCACAGTTACTCAAAACTTACTTGATGCAAATGATCTACAAAGTAGACCGGCGGGACTTGTTGGAAAGCCAGCTGTTTGTTATATGTCATTCCAAGCTGCAACTAAATGTAAGGACATTATATATGTAAGAACTTGCACGAATATGTACTGCTAGTATCTAGAGGTGAGAGTGTTGCTCTTGAAtgctaaatattaaaagttggTCATTTCTTGATTTCTCTGTAgtgaattgttaaaaaaaaatacatatcccATAGGCCGCAAACAAACGTTAAAGACAGCATTAAAAAAATGAGGAAGagttaagaaaattataattaattgtTTCGTTTCTCGTATAGCAAGATTATTTAGAATGTCATAATTATGTGACATttgatcaactttttttattgGACATAACAAGACCATATGACCATATTTTAAATTCTAGTTGTGCTAGAATCAGTTTTTGCAAATGttacataaaatgaaaattaaatacattatgGTCATTGTAAGCACGCTGTTTTGAGGGGGTGAATCATAACCTCGGACTCGAAGACCTATATCTCACCAGCAGTAATCATGGTAATAGCACAGTGCAAAGGTTgtaccaaatatatataaaaaaaatgtgtgaaataaaAGAGGTAGTGCGTATTCATATACGATTAGGAGTCGAAAAAACATTGAGCATTCATGAAGTATTAACAAATTCTTTTAACATGATAATTTGAAGTAagcaaaaattcaatttatCTTCCAATCAgccaactgtttttttttttttgtgataacaaTAAATTTTGTGGTACTCTTAGTCTTTAACTGCTGTGTTTAAAGTATAATGTCAATTTCCTTTAGAGATAAAAACAGAATCAACTActagtatttgattttaaactcAAAAACGTATAAAGTGTCGGGTGTAAATTAtcagataaaaacaatataactgTATTTACACTGCCggatagatcaaatttatttgtactCAAAATAAAAAAGCTCTGCGAGCCTCGCTTGTCATCCTGTTTTAAAGGGAgagatccgtttgcgccaaaaatgcgtccttttgcACCACAACTTTTATTCTCTAATGCTACGTTTGCGCcacctgttttaaaattacatggtatcatttgcgccaaaaataaaatatacgatTGCGCCAATTTAAAGGAAAACATTCCTTAagcaaagaattttttttttctattacagTCTCCTGATTTTGAAGGCAAAGTGCAATATAAATGtggaatataaattaaatgtccATTCCTGAATCCATGTATTGTATACAATTGATAGAAATACTTCGGACAACACTTAAATGTTCCATCAGCAAAAACATCTTCTGCCCCGCATACAAAGAAATTTCAAGTTAGCTTTGCAACTGAGAATAACAAAGCCACTTTCAATATCATTTACTAAAAACAAACTCTTCTTCTTTATTTGTGATCACTCCTACCTCACTTAATATTTCTTGAAATTGTACTGAACTTTTTGGTTTGGCAGGGTTCAGTTATCTTCTGTAGATGTTCCTCTTCATGGTGAACTAAGCTCCGTACACATGATCCAAGCTGGTCTTTCGGATATATTTTCTGTAGCTTTTCGTTTCCATGCTGTTCTTGGTATTTGACGCTCTAACTTTTGTGGGTCTGTCTTATGTATATGTGCAAGATTTCCACTCAGACAAAAATgatactaaatatatattaatctttAATATGCACACGATCAATATGTGATcaggtaaattggcgcaaatgagttccgaaaactggcgcaattgatacatttggaaaaacaaatttggcgcaaatgatacccctgaaaaacagtaattggcgCGAAAGGAGTGCTGCCGTTTTAAACgcttatataaatacatttgataTGTTTCCGACAATGtgcataattatattatttaaacacATACAACATatattagggagctaccatttgattttaatggggttgggggctaggatgaaatttgaaaaaaaataggcaggacgcgacttttgagtaaaaaaaaaggcaggataagacacttgcaaaaaaaaacaggatgacaattaatgtaaaaaaaagtcaggataaactaaaaaaagaaaagcaggacgggatagagtgaaaaataaaaaggcaggacagagattacaattaaaaaaaatgcaggacaacgtttttcatcctagccccccccccccccccccccaataaaaatcaaatggtagctcccttacacACAACAGTCTAATATATTGTTAGTATAATTTATCTTACAGCCCCAGCAATGGATATGACAATAGCTTTTGTAGAGGATGTATATGTATTGGTTATTGATGACGATGTTGGCTTACGAAGAATTACAAGAACAGAATCGATATTTTCCGGGATCTTCTATAATCCTGATGCTGCTTTCACTAACCCCAAAACTTCATACACATATTTCATAAAAGGTAAACTTGATACACACATGACgttatatatcaattatttaCTGCTTCGGACGCATACAACTTCAATTAGCaaatgtgttgttttcaatgttttactgGTATAGTTTCGAAATTACTTATGTTTCAATGGCAAACAAAAAAATCCGGAAAAAACCAAATCGAGCAATTATACATCATGTGCAGGTATaatctttaatttaaagttGGTTGTTGAAGATGAATGTTGAGACTTTAATTAGGACTGTtattcatatgattttttttttgtttgaagagCAAACATCTTGCAATTATAGGTTACCGCGGGGAATCTCTACGAGTTGTCACAATGTCGTTTTTTTATAGGTTACCGCGGGGAATCTCTACGAGTTGTCACaatgtcgttttttttatataggttacCGCGGGGAATCTCTACGAGTTGTCACAATGTCGTTTTTTATAGGTTTCCGCGGGGAATCTCTACGAGTTGTCACAATGTCGTTTTTAAATCTACAGAGAACGTGTCATATCCTGAACACATCCAGATTCCTACTGAATGTGGCTGCTAATTCAAACATCACTCATAATCAAACGAAAACGTGTTTGGGAGGGGTTTTGTGCCAATCAGTCAACCAAGTTAACATTATAAATCTTAATGATATTCGTTAAATATGTCATATGGcttaatgttaaaataaaaacaatatatatcagTTAATgttgtttatgtaaaaataaggagatgttgaGTGATTTCCGAGATGAGATAGCTATAAATGATTGTGtcaacaattttgatcatttgtGACAGAAACGAACACTTTAATTCTGTATGTtgcatgtttgtttgtttgattgttggttggttggttggttggttcgtttgttttgttttgtttttgttttagctTTTTGTATTAGCTTTTCCTATCttggtttgtttttcaattgtttttggGCTGGTATCAGATTATAAATCGAATGACATCTGCGACCAAAATAAATCAGTTTGTATCTGTAAGTCAATATATTATCTTTACTTCCGGTCGGTAGCTAATCAAGTTAACTTTCATACTTCCGTCTCACTGCTCTTCAAGTACACATACACAATTGAAATATTCCACTACGAACGTTTGGGAAAGTTGAACGAATTGAAAATTACCCTGTTACAATGTACGAGTTGaatttaaggatttttttttattatctggaCTTTTAGAAAttagaattatttgaaaataaccgtggtttaaggtggtaccttacactacagggagacAACTCTGTAATATTAGccaaacgttttaattacgttgcaTTGTGAAGGCAAGGTAAAgattctcaatgatcaaaattagtgtttgtgaaactgctatataaccagtgtaatttttctgataaaacgcttggatcaaattttttaattttaaaaaaaaaattgtaaaaggttcaaagtaaatactttttcaaaaatttttgaaaattaaacgagccaaattaattttagggagagtgttgggtaccaccttaagttgaGTTTGAATGACGTTCGTTTTTCTTTTGTCCAGGAAAGTATGTCTATGAATTTGATTATAATCTGGATCCTGTTTCGAGAAATATGATAACAGACGATTTCCCAGAGGATCCACATGCTTCGTTTGCGAGaagtgaaaatgaaatatatatttttggtgtaagtaattttatttaattcggATAGATTAAGATGCATAGAAATATTGTTCACGTTGTTAAATATATGTCGTAAGAATACCCGCTTATTCAAGTTTTTAGAACAGTGAAGATACAAAGGTATGGCtctatatatgatatatatttgcgatatcaattttgattaaatcaaGACGAGCTTGAATgttaattga from Mytilus trossulus isolate FHL-02 chromosome 8, PNRI_Mtr1.1.1.hap1, whole genome shotgun sequence includes the following:
- the LOC134681782 gene encoding matrix metalloproteinase-19-like, translated to MKLLILFQIFFLLIQGQHVKRFTRSTDKTNVNDFLQKFGYMPRLRSLKTSNTSDESTSYALRTFQEYNHLPVTGELDDKTVKLMNTPRCGMQDKPTPHGMPLAFSAGNGDWGKKVLTYKISKGSTKVTAVIIRENIAKSVAVWTSVADITITEVTGAASADIDIRFEFGAHGDGFPFDGPGGIVTHAWYPPDGRLHFDDAEAWDVGGNGADLFPICAHAIGHILGLGHSNVPGSMMYPWDPATGNPAGVLSPDDLAGIRSSFGTTPGTVTQNLLDANDLQSRPAGLVGKPAVCYMSFQAATKSPAMDMTIAFVEDVYVLVIDDDVGLRRITRTESIFSGIFYNPDAAFTNPKTSYTYFIKGKYVYEFDYNLDPVSRNMITDDFPEDPHASFARSENEIYIFGATKVWKFDLQKKSVVPGSEALIKDAFRGVPDDIDAAIYDKPNTVYFFKELSYYVYDLETNRVTEGGPEYDAPATFLQDKCISDDQ